CTATCAAACTGGCATCCGACAAGCAGTGCCAGTACAAATGGAAAAAGTCTCACGAGTCCAGCAAGTCACGAATATCGTCAGGCCTGAAGGGCCAAAACAACTCCCTTTCGCCGACTGCCAGGACCGGTATGCTGGTGCCGTAGCGTTCCAGTAGCTCGACGCTTCGTGAGATATCTTTCGGGGCAATGTCTACCCCCAGCGAGGACGCCATGGCGCTCGCCTGCTCGCACAGCCCGCAACCGTCACGGGTGTAAAGGATTACCGATTTGCTCATGGCTCCGGGGTATACAATAGCCACCCCCAAGGTACAAGGCGTTAGCCATGGCGGTCAGCACCTTTGATCTGTTCAAAATCGGCGTGGGTCCTTCCAGCTCCCATACCGTCGGGCCGATGAAGGCGGCCTGCAGCTTTGCCAGACGTCTTGGCGAGCAGCGGCTACTCAACGACGTAAGCTGGGTGAGGTCTGAGCTATTCGGCTCTCTGGGTCACACGGGTCGTGGTCACGGCACCGATAAGGCGGTGATGCTGGGTCTGGAAGGTGAGTTACCCGACCGCATCGATCCTGACGACATCGGCGGCCGTCTCGAGAAAATCTTCTCCAGCAACTCGCTGACGCTCGACGGCAAGCATTCGATAGAGTTCCTGCCGAAGCAACACATGATTTTCCACAAGCGAGACCGGCTTCCGTTTCACTCCAACGGGATGCGTTTCTCAGCGCTCGACTCACAAGAAAAGGTTTTGCTTCAGGCCGAGTTCTATTCTGTCGGCGGCGGCTTTGTTGTGAGCAAGGACGAAGCCGCAGCCAATCGAATTGTTCCGGACGACACCGAGCTGATGTACCCGTTTAAGACCGGAGATGAGTTGCTGGAGCTTTGCAGTCGGCACGGAAAGTCAATCGCCCAGATCATGTTGGCAAACGAACACGCCTGGCGTAGCCGCACAGCAATCACAGACCAGCTAAAGACAATCTGGGAAGCCATGCAGGCCTGCGTAGCGCGGGGCATCCGCAGCCCGGGCGAGCTGCCTGGCGGACTGCGTGTTCAGCGCCGCGCACCAATCATCTATCAGCGTCTCAACCGGCGGCTGGAAGATGCACTTAAAGATCCGCTCAACATCATGGATTGGGTGAATCTTTATGCGCTGGCGGTCAACGAAGAAAACGCCGTCGGAGGCCGTGTTGTCACTGCACCGACCAACGGTGCCGCCGGAATCGTCCCGGCGGTGCTGCACTACTACGATCGCTTCTGTCCGGGAGCCGACTGGCAAGGCGTTTCAGATTTCCTGCTGACGGCAGCGGCCGTAGGTATCTTGTTTAAGGAGAACGCATCGATTTCAGGCGCCGAGGTCGGGTGCCAGGGGGAGGTTGGCGTGGCCTGCTCGATGGCGGCCGCCGGACTCACGGCCGCCTTGGGAGGCAGTCCGACTCAGGTCGAAAACGCGGCGGAAATTGGCATGGAGCACAACCTGGGTCTCACCTGCGACCCGATCGGAGGCCTGGTTCAGATCCCGTGTATCGAGCGGAACGCCATGGGAGCGGTGAAAGCCATCAATGCCCAACGGATGGCGGTGCGGGGTGACGGCAAACACCACGTGTCGCTAGATAAGGTCATCAAGACCATGCGCGAAACGGGTGCTGACATGAAGACCAAGTACAAGGAAACTTCCCGCGGCGGACTGGCCGTTAACGTCGTAGAGTGCTAATCGGCCAGTCAGGTCACTATGGAACGGCAGCGCTGCGGTTTGGGGGAAAGTCCACTCAGCATCGTCCCCACTGGGGCGTCTCTGCGAACGTACGTACGAAACGAGCGTAAGAGTCTTACTCCACAATCGAAAATCAGAGGTTTCTGCATGAGCCGGTTGGTCGCTTTTAGCTTTTTAGTGTTGATCTGGGAATTGAGTCTGTCGCAGACGACGGTCACCATCGACGTTGATCCGATCGGTGACGACGCTTTAGAGGTGGGCTGCAGCCTGCGCGAAGCCATCAGCCTCGCCAACGCTGGATTGACGGAAGGGCTGGACTGCAGCTCGGTTTTGACCGGTACGGGATTCCCGCTCAGCTACGAGTTCAATTTGCCTGAGATGCGCTACCAGCTGCTGGGCGATGCGGCGTCGGGTGAAGCCGGCGGCGACCTGGATGTTGACGCTGAGATTTCGTTCCAGGGTGCGGGTTCTAACCGTACGGTGATCGAAGGCAATGAACTTGACCGGGTCTTGCACCTCACGACCTTTAATTCGAGCGTGACGTTGCGCGATCTGCAAATCACTGGCGGCGCGGTTCGAGGGGATAACAACGGCGGCGGGATCCTGGTTGAGGGGGGCGCGCTGGACGTGGAGCGGGTTGTCTTCAGCGACAACCAGGCCA
Above is a window of Pseudomonadota bacterium DNA encoding:
- a CDS encoding L-serine ammonia-lyase; the protein is MAVSTFDLFKIGVGPSSSHTVGPMKAACSFARRLGEQRLLNDVSWVRSELFGSLGHTGRGHGTDKAVMLGLEGELPDRIDPDDIGGRLEKIFSSNSLTLDGKHSIEFLPKQHMIFHKRDRLPFHSNGMRFSALDSQEKVLLQAEFYSVGGGFVVSKDEAAANRIVPDDTELMYPFKTGDELLELCSRHGKSIAQIMLANEHAWRSRTAITDQLKTIWEAMQACVARGIRSPGELPGGLRVQRRAPIIYQRLNRRLEDALKDPLNIMDWVNLYALAVNEENAVGGRVVTAPTNGAAGIVPAVLHYYDRFCPGADWQGVSDFLLTAAAVGILFKENASISGAEVGCQGEVGVACSMAAAGLTAALGGSPTQVENAAEIGMEHNLGLTCDPIGGLVQIPCIERNAMGAVKAINAQRMAVRGDGKHHVSLDKVIKTMRETGADMKTKYKETSRGGLAVNVVEC
- a CDS encoding glutaredoxin family protein — its product is MSKSVILYTRDGCGLCEQASAMASSLGVDIAPKDISRSVELLERYGTSIPVLAVGERELFWPFRPDDIRDLLDS